The DNA sequence CCGATAATAttttagggttatgagaatttAGGCTTTTAAGGAACATAGGCTATTTTAGTATTTCggattttaatttcaaagtaTAAGTTTAATTAGAAATTGACACAAGTTACGTGTCTATTTTATAAGTAATCGACTTCGCCCCTAAAATAATGGATTAACGCTGGAAacgcaaaaatttaaaattaggccCACGGATATTTATGTTGTCTCTCCGTACATTTTCGCTCCATACAGTTCTACCATGGGTGATCTCTTCTAGTGATCTACACTGGAATCATCATCCCATTAGCTTGGGTTTGTTACAATTTCTGGTTCAAGATGGATTACTTAAAACACTTACTAATAGAAACTAAGGTTTTTATATTATCATTAGAGGGGGGAAATCTTTTTCGAATTACTAAAAGAGGCAGGAAATTGACGAAGGAGTTGGGTTTCAGCCTTTCTAGCGCTCGTTGGCTGGAAAACACGGTGGAAGAATGCTGCCTTTCCGAGagaataaatgattttttcaagACTTTTCGGGTTGGGTCTTTGGCTATAGTTGCTCACTGGTGTACTAATGTCTTTGGACAACGCTACTTGGATGTTACCGAATTTGGTGGTAATGGGTGTCAAGGCATGCTTGTGTTTCTGGCAAGGATGGAAGGACGGGTGGAAAATTTTGTCCATGGAGATGAAGCATGCTCTATCTTGCCTCTCCAAGGCTCTAATGGTGGTTCAGGGTAGTGGGAATGGGAAAGAGGTGGGTGGGCTAGGACATATGTTGAGGTTGCTGGTCGTGATAGAGTAGGAAAtagggtggtggtgcatggtgGTACGGGGCAGGATTTGGCTTCACAAAATGGAGAAAaggaccaaaaaataaaaaagggtagCAGGAGAGTGTCCTTTGGCAGGTAGGGTTGGTCGAGATTGTGTACCTGATTTAGGTGGAGGTGGTCTGTCCGATGCCTATGCAGGTGAAAGGGAGGGGTAGAAGGTACTCTTTGGGATGAAGGAGGAACTCTACTGTTTAAAGAAGGCTGTTGAAGCTCTTATAGGTAATGTGGATTGGGATTTAATTCCTAGGTTGGGCCTGGGCTTGGGCCATTCTGGGTCTAGGGCAAGGTTGAAACCTAGGCTAGATAAAGGTAAATCCAAGATGGGTGTGGGCTCGGGCCGGTCACGCCAAGCCCCACCCAAGATGAGTTGGCATCTCAAAAGGAGTGGGCCTTCCTTTGAGAAGGGCTCCACTTCCTCAGCTAGGCCCAATGGGCTGCAAGCCCAACAACAGTCCACGATAGCTTACAAGGGTCGCTCCCGTCACCGACAATGGCAACAGCTCAACATCGACGGCTCATCACCGGCAACTCTGCACCAGAAACCTTGCGCCGAGAGTATTTTGTGAACTAAGGAGGCTACGCAGCTGGATCTGGAGTCATCAGGAGGATCAATGTCCAATGGAGTGGCACAGAAGGGTGCAACAAGCCTATCTGGGCTGCCTCCCTCCATCACGCCACGGGCTCTAGCATATGTAGATCTACTGTGGGATCTCACAGAGGAGAGGATGGATGAGCTGTTGGAAGGTTGGAACACTGCGAGCAGCCACAGAACATGCCGGTGGCAACCTCCGGGCCAACAGAACCTTCCTCAGCTGCTCAAAAACCGGTAACGGCACCATAATCCTTTTTAGTGGCTGGAAAATCCTATATGTTGTCCCTAACAGTGCGAAAACATGGGTAACTCAGAGGAAGCTGCAATGGAAGGGGCTTTGGTAGCATGTGAGCTTTCAAGTGGAGTGGAGATGATGGTTGAAATGGGGGAGGACGCAATGAGGGGTAGATGTTGCGTTAAGGAGACAGAACCTACTCCATTGAACTCGTTTCATCTGCGGGTGTCAGATTGGGTAATTCAAAAATCCATGGAGTTCAAACATTGCATTGGGATTAGATGCGTGggttttgaagatgaatttttgGCATTACTCATAGCTATTAAAGCTGGACACACACAAGCCAAAGCAGATCCCTcacttggtttggacaaaaaagagaaaactatCAAGGTGGCATTGAGACTTTTTTTCAAAGCTAGCATAATTATGGAACTCTTGAAACACCCGTATAAGGTCACCCTTGATCACTTCCGAGCAGGTTTGGACAAAACCCATGGTAAAACTATCAGGGCTTGGGGCCTTATCACTAGCCATACCTCATATGACTTTGTGTACTTCTTCTTCAAAATCCTGCACACTGTTGATCTAGAGCTGAGAAAGACAATCCATCTACTGTTGGTCTCCATGGTTGTTGTTCGGCTGGGAGATGTTCATAATTATGTGCAATGTGGTCTTTGATACTTGATTGATCCGAAGAAACTGCTCCATCAACCATTCATGTATCCATATCGTTGTTCCTCTGATGCAAATTAGCCACCCTATGAAAGAACTTCGTGCACTTGTCTCCCTCCTTAAGCCATAGTGCCATCGATATCTGTCTCCAATAGATCTCTTCCATCAATAAAACTCGTTCAAGATCTGTGACTACCTGACTCTTGCGAAGTTTTTCGGATTTGGTGAGAATTCTCGCCTCCTCCAAACCCTATAACTCCTCCAGAAGGGAGCGTCGTTGTAGTAGCACATTTCCAAACACTTGTTCATTCCATAGCTTCAAATCTTATTTCAGTGCTTTCAACTTTCTTGCCAATATGAAGCTTGGAGAGCCTTGGAACTCATAAGAGGACCACCATTGCCTGACCCTATCTACAAAACCGTCAACTTTAAGCCACATATTTTCGAATTTAAAATACCTTATGCCTACTTGAATGCCTCCACAATCCAAGAGGATAGGGAAATGATCAGAGCACACTCTAGGTAGTCGTCTTTGAGTTACATCAGGAAAGTGTAACTCCCAGTCTGGAGTGAGCAAAAATCTATCAATACTTGACCAAGATGGGAGTTCTTGAGTGTTGGACCAAGTAAACGATCCTCCTGTTAGTGGGATATCCATAAGCACCTATTCTAAAATGAAGTCAGAAAATTCCCTCATAGTGGGTGTGCTGTGGGAAATGATCAGAGCACACTCTAGGTAGTCGTCTTTGAGTTACATCAGGAAAGTGTAACTCCCAGTCTGGAGTGAGCAAAAATCTATCAATACTTGACCAAGATGGGAGTTCTCGAGTGTTGGACCAAGTAAACGATCCTCTTGTTAGTGGGATATCCATAAGCACCTATTCTGAAATGAAGTCAGAAAATTCCCTCATAGCGGGTGTGCTGTGGGATATACCTGACCTTTCACTTGAGAAATGAGATACATTGAAATCACCCCCTATACAACTTGGTAACTCCCACCAACTAAGAAGTCCTGCCAATTCTTCTCACATTGATCTTCTTTCCGCATCAATATTAGAACCATATACTCCTACAAATGCCCATTAGAACCCATCTTCTATATTTATGAAGGAGCAAGACACTGTGAAATCACCCACACAATCCTCTAATTTTTCCACCACCCTTTTGTTGAACATGATAAGAACACCACCCAATGATCCTTTAGAAGGTACATACGACCACCCAACATGATGCCCTCTCCACAAACGTCGAACTATTTGTTGTGTAATTAATTCTAATTTGGTCTCCTATCAGATGATATCACCTTGTCATTGTCAAAGTAAGTTTCAGACTTGGAGCCGTTTGGCCTGCTCATTCAGCCCCCTTACGTTCCAAGATATAATTTTTGGCTTCATATTGGAACCGTCATTGCCCTTCCCTTAAGATGCCCCAGCTAGAGCTCTGCTCCCCTATCTCATTGTTCATTGCCCACATAAGGGTTGGGAGACCTTCAGGAGACAAGCATATTGTAGTGGGTAATGGCTCTCGCGtcagattttggcatgataaATGGTGCAGTGAACAGTATCTCAAAGACATTTTCCCTGCCATATTTGAGCTAGCACGAGTCAAGGATGCAGCGATAGCGAATTTGTTGGCTTCTTCTAGTGGCTTCCCTCAATGGAATGTGGATTTCGCTAGGGCAACCTAAGATTGGGAGTGAGGTTATCACAGAATTCTATGCGGCACTGTATTCTGTACGTATGATCGAGGGTACTATTCACAAGATGTTTTGAAGCCCTTCCAAGAAAGGTAAATTCACGGTTAAATCATTTCACAAAGTTTTATAGAGCCCAGGCATGCCCACTTTCCCATGGAAGAGCATCTGGTAGACGAAAGCTCCTTCAAAAGCAGCTTTCTTTGTTTTGACAGCAGCATTGAGAAAATTCCTCACCACAGATAACTTAAAGAGATGTCGGCTAATGGtgttggactagtgttgtatgtgtaagaaagatggGGAATCAATTGACCATCTGTTTTTACATTGTGAGATGGCCAGGACCATGTGGgctatttttttataggtcttgGAGTATCATGGGTCATGCCCCGTAGATTGATAGATTTTCTAGCATGCTGGAGAGGCCTCTAATGAGATTCACAAGTTTCAGCAATCTGGAAAATGGTCCCCATATGTATGTGTTGGTGTATTTGGCAGGAGCAAAATGATAGAAGTTTGGAAAACCAGAAGAGAacaatggaggagctgaaagttttttttctttaaaacattgttTTCTTGGGTGGGGCCATTGTTTGTAATGgactaaatgtccatgactttTTTCGTTcagttgtaaactctagttaggtacttctcatgtatactccctgtgtacttgggttttacctattattatgaataaacttcttgattactagttataaaaaaaaataaaaaaaataaataaaaatggacTAACGCTACAAGgtaagtagcatgatcatagCCTTCCACATAGTATGATAAACGACGTCTTTTATAAAAGCAATATGTATGTATGCCCTTCATTGGAAGCTTTCAATGTCATGTTAATATATGTtttacatgcatcatgataTGTCTTTTGCCTAAATAggtgttatctcttgtatactccccgtgtacctgggctatgcctcttcttattaatatattataatcgtttacctattaaaaaaaatgtatgattACGATAAGTTATGTCATTATGTATTCTATGTGCATCATGGTAAGAAAGATAAAAGACAAGTTATGAAAGAAACTTTAAGAATGGTCATAAGAGATGCACAGTGCCAATATAGTTATTGGTGGATGAGCAAGCCACGGATCTAAGTGTGATCTACCATAGTATGTTATAATAAGTTAAGTGGTTCCCCTTGTGGCCACAGGCAGTGGAACCAGTGCACAACCTTGCACACGGGGGTTAAGGTATGCTGGCcattaaagaaaggaaaagataaGTTTAATAAGTTGTGCATGGTACATGTTGCATGTTTatgttagtataattattaagtatGAGCGCTTTCAAGAAAACCCTATATTTATTAGTTTACTATATGATGTACTACTTATtaagtattcgactcatttttttgGTATGTTTTCATGTTCTAACGACCCCAGGTGAGATCTTTATGAGGATGGAGCTGCTAAACAGGACTTAGTCTAGGAGGCAAGACATATGACTAGATCATGTACAAAGCTTTTAAGTTAGGGTTTTTAAGGTACAAAGTTTAAGAAATTTTAACAAGTGCTTCCGCAtactctattttatattttcaggattttaataaagaatgactattttaaattatagaaTCTTTTGTATCTGGCGCTTAgttaagaagaaaattttaaaatcaaggTTAGCAGCACTCTGGTTCCCCTAGAATTCTAAAAACGACTTTATTCTTTTAACCCTAGGGGGCTGGGTGTTACAATATTAATACAAAACACCAGCCATTGTAAAACACAAGATATTCATAATATCCATATCGCGGGGTAATAATAACAAAGAATGGACTATTCATGGAAGGAAAAATTTTACTCCAATTCCAAAGAGGAGGAAAGAATTACACACCACTTCTTGGAGCTTCAAAGGTGGTCCTGAAAGTGATCTCCATTGAGGGAAAAACTCTTCTGCTGAAACTGGTATAGGCTGAAGAAATTTATTCAAGACTGCAGGAAGGCGAAGCTTGACATTGACCTACGATGGGAAAAATACAACATATAAAGTCACAGATGTTATCAAGCTTCATGTTTGATTTTTGGCAGAAGACCGCAGAAATAACATATATAAGTACCATATTGTTACCAAACTTGTAGGAGAAATCGAGAACTGCTACATCCCTACTAGGGCGGAGATTCATAACTTCAAGTGGACATTGAACCTATACAACAACACAACACCAAAAAACTGTGAAGCACAGGATGAATACAGACAAAGGATAAGAGTGACCTAAATAAACCAACAAACAATGATTCGATACAAGAATAACAAAGTCTTCACCTGAGCTCTGGGAGGAATGGTTTCCGGTACTAATGAGAGCTCCATTTTTAAATGGGACGGAGGTAATATTATAGCCTGAACAGAAACAAGTGGAGAAGTATTCTTGTTTCCCAAGAAAAGAACAAGTCGCCCTTGATGTGCTCGCCACTCTCCTTTAATGCCAATCTGGGGTAGTATTTAATAACAAAATTACCAAAAGCCTAGTATGCTAATTAACCTTTAAAAGTAGTTAGGCAGACATGAAATACTACCAAAGCAAGTATCTTAGGGTAAACTGCATCTCAtcaagtttaaatatattatagatgaGTACTTGggtatgcctattcttattaaaataatcttttacttataaaaaaaatatattatagatgACAAAAGAACATTTAGAGGGAAGAGAGACCTGGATATGAGGATCCTCGTACAGAATGCCACTATCCTTCAAGCACAAAGCATGAAACCTTTCAGCAATATTTCCTATTGGCTGCAAAAGGAATAATGAAGTTAGCTACTTAAAAGTTTACTCAAGCACAATGAAAGTAAATCACTATTTCACAGCATATAGCTAGTCATACTAGGCCGTGTTTTAATAATGCTGATATATCCAAGTAAAAAACCCTACAGGATCTTGCTAAGAATATCTCCATCTTGGGAGGAAACCAGTAATTTTTGGGGAAGTATTAAAGAAAACAGGAAAAAGATTCATAGGGAGTtgagattaatatttttttataagaaattttctTAATGCGAATAAAAGACTAGGCGAAGCCTGAGTAAGCAGGACGTATACAAGAGTATGCACCTAGATAGAGCTAAGGAGAAATAGATACAAGgaatgggaaagaaaaataagttgACCTGCTTGAGCTTAACTTACGATTAACAACATCAGTTACTTATCCgatataataaaaaacaaaaagattgaCACCATCAGGGCTGACCTAAGAAGCCTTTAGCTTTTGTAATGCAAGTGAGCCAATCCAGCAACTCATACTCTGCTGAAATCAATTTCTAACTATTTTGTTTGCATGAGCATGAGCAATGCAACGCTCAATTTGTTTGCATATCAATGGACTATGTCACTTCACTGCATATGGAATGTCTTATTCAACCCACTTCTTCCAATAAACCATACAGAGTTTCATTATAACAGTCGTTGTACCTGAACCGAATTTGTCTGCTCTCCAACAGGTACAATGGCTGTGGCTTCCACTGCATTtggaacatcttccaatccggAGACTATATTTTGTTGAGACTGGACATCACTACTAGGAGGGCCTTCAATAGCCAGTGGAGCCAAGAGATCACCAAGGAGATCGGCTGAAGGAGGTTGGGGATCTACTATACTCAAAGTCCCATTCTCATGGGACAATCCTTGCTCTGCTAAACTCTGATCCTGTCAAGATAATCAAACACACATGATCAATTCCAGTTGAAACAACTAAAAATTATAGATTCAGTCCTAAGATTCCataattggtgagaaagaatatgcTAACAACGCTAGGGCTCagggaaaacaaagaaaaattataataaaatgaaaaagaaaattgaaaaggaagaactAACCACATTACTGCTCATGCTGGGCATCTTTACCAGACCAAGCTGGGTGCTGGGTGGTGTCCCATTAGCAGGATGCTGGTCAGTCACAACCAGAGCACTTGATGTTTGCTGCTGGGCCCGCAATTTTATAGCACTTTGTTCCGCAGTATCAACTTCAGTATCCTCAGCCTTCTTGATCAAAGCAGACTAAATTTCAAAGATAATATCAGAAGTTAGTACCAAAATCCTTCAAGTGAGGCCTTTAACCAAAGCTATCTATGAAGTGATCACTCATCCTACAAAactgcaagaaaaatatattgtcCTGGAATAAACTACACCAGAAGTACCTGTCGCTCAGGGAATTTGGGCATTTCAGCCAATATATCCACTAGAGCTGCACCTTTCCTActcaacacaaaatattcaacaGCTCGTTGTTGTATTTCAGCATCAATGCAACTCTCATATCTACACAAATGAGAAATTGTGTTGAAGAAACCAACAACATTCAGTAATATTTTCAACAATAGGTGCACAGCTAAAAGTCTCACTTGTTAAATATTCCCCAAATCTGATTCTGCAGCTCTGGGTCTGGGGGTTGGGTGTGCATTAAAATCTTGGCATATGTTGAAAGGAGAATGGGAATGGTAGACAACCTGCAAATAATTAAGGACTCTAAGATATAGTAGAATAAGACCACAAATTAGTAAGATAAGGGGAAAAGGTAAGTGCCCTTACGATACAGTAGGAAGTTTCTCATGTAAGATGCTAAATAATTCCTTAGGACTACACCCAGGCCGTCTGGCCAAAAGGTGGCCAAATTCTCCAAGGAGATATGCACTGACCTGTTACACGTAAGCCAattccaaaatatatttaaacattagtcctaattaaaattttctttgaacgtatcaaatattttttttttttgggcaccTGTCTAGTGTATCAAATATGCTTTATTCAGCTGCAAatgatttcaaaaaattataaatggcTCAAGAGAATTAACCAATATATGGAggtatatgataacatacaaaAAAGAGCAACTAGCAAACATTCACAAGCTTCATGTAGTAAAGATATGTGACACGACCCATGAACCCAACACAAACACAAGATGAAATTAGCAGGTTTGAGTTTAAAACCAAATCACATTTTAAGAAAAGCAGGGAGTTAAAATGTCTTTCATGAGCAATCAACTAAGATGCTAAGGGAGGTAGCTCAAGTCAAGGGAAGACTAAAGGGAGGGCATTGTGAAGACGTTCTCGTAGTGAGTTTTTCGGGTAGAGGATTAGTTTTATGGGGAACAAGGGGCtggggttggggaggtgtgttccATTCTAATGCGGGCTTGGAGTTTTTGGGTAGTGTTTCACGGGCtctctagtatgggctaggtgttttttTGTATACATCCAGTGTACTTGATTACtcttattgatatatataatatttttacttaaaaaataaataaaaaataaataaaaaaaggtttggATTTGATGTTAACAGGTTTGGATCAAAATAGAttaacccgttaagacacgatttatAAACGGGTCAATAACAGATCAACCTGCTTAACCCAAAATCAACCTGTTTTAACCcgtttagattttatttcaaaattataattttatttttgttgagttgtaatattagtatttctcaatatgcttatatttttattataaggaTTGTAATTCTGGACCTaatctcatatttgttattgtagggtttataatattggttttcttatatgtcaaaatttgaaaattattgatatttttttttagtaggtagtcttatttttttaagatattgtagctaccaataaatatagattttaacttttctgtgaaattatgttaattaggtCAAATGGGTTGTGGAACTAACTCATTCACATGGAATGGGGTTAAATGAgtcgtgttaacctatttctaattaattattaaataggtCAAAACAGGTAACATGACACAACCCATTATCTCAATGGGCAGGGTTAGGGTTTGAAAGTTTGACATGTTTAGCTTAACGGGTTGAGTTCAGATTGACCTATATAGTTGAATGTTCATAACTTTACACAACACGAACACGATCCGAACATACAATTTGCCACCCCTAAGCCTTCATGAGACATGGTATGAAACTCGAATGCCCAAATAAATCAtgtagaaaatgaaaagttgTGCAACTATGATAAGTAATTTGTTATAGCTCCCAATTCAGGCAATCCTCATTCAGCCTATTAGAttcattctcaatttttgaAGTAGTGatccaaaaacaataataatttctaaactAATATGGCAATGGCTCTGCTTCAGATACTTATGAATTATTCGACAATAGAACATTGGCAACAAGCTACGCATTATCGAGGCAAAGgacaaaacaaagaagaagaagaactaaAAGATATATCTAGCTAAGAAATATCAATATCGTCATGAAACCATTGATAACCATTATAAAGCATACGGACCTTCACCATTGTTTCATGTATAGCAGGCTTGTCAAGATAATCTCTTGCTTTTGCTGCTGCATAAGGCTGATTAAATCATGAAATATTAGTTGAGTAGTATAAATAGAGACATTTTTCAtgtaatacataaaatatataaagaaacaGGAAGAAATAAGGCATATATTATAAACATATTATTACCTGTAGGTCTTCATTGTTTGTAACAAACTGCACAACACGAAACCATATGTCATCGCTAACAAAATCCCCAGCTTTATCAATCAATTGAAGAATCACATCCACGTACCTGTGCCACATTAAAACAGTATGATATCATTCACAAAGGATTCAGAATGCACGCAATACCATATAAAGGGCAAACATTCACTCGATAAACTTCAATTGAAGGTTTAATAAATATCTAGAGCCTTGttaattatcttttttaaagaaaaattttattgaagtaaAGGAAAGCCTTATTAATTATCCAATAAAAGAATTTACTAAGTCACATATGGAACCTCAAAATTCCAATCCTCACCATGAACAAAAGGCTAAGTAGGAATAACCAATCCATTTAATTTTCAGTAATTATTTATAACATGAACTGGGCAAAAATGGTATGTAGAAAATTCacaatgtgagagagagagagagagagagagagagagagagagagagagagagagcatctGACTCAGTCATCCAGGCGTGTATCTACAAAATCTTCCCCAATATTCTCTTTGAATTCGATAATCACGAAATAATAGGTTCAAGACTCGTGATCTTTTGTGTTTTCCTTCAATGACAATACCAAGCTGCCATCCCAGGTGAGCAGATAACAATGAAGAATGGAGATTCCAAATGGGAAATAAATTACTGCAGAAAGGACAGCCTGGCCTAGCATATCATTTCTTTAGGTGGAAAACCCAAAACCCATTATCTACATTTAAATTGTCTGGTATACACGCATAGTAAAACCAGAAAGTTAACTGTCTTAGCTATCAAAGTGTCATTTTCAAAGGTCACAAGCTTTACATACCATTCGTAATTTAGATATCATTTTATCGATATCATGCTTTCAACATAGTTTTTTAATTCAATCCGATCCCAATTGCTTGCACACAGGAACCATGCTTACCATGACAAATCCGGGGCAAACTTCTCTGCAAGAATAGCAGCTTTAAGTGATAATTCCTCACGCATCGCAAATTCTGCTGTACTGAGATACTGCAAATGAAAAGAAACTGACTTGAGATTGAAACTAATTTGGCATGCTAATATTggacaaaaatataattaaaacagATTTGTCTaccaatatcataaaaaatttagcCCTGATCTAACATTGGCATACCTGCAATAATTCTTCAACTATGTCCTTTGCATTTGTAACATCGCACATACCATAAAGCAAATCAAGAGCACGTCTACGAATACTGAGGGCGTTGATGTCAGAAAATCAGatattaaaacatataaaaacagATACCTACACATCAAACACATGCTGGGGCAATCCTAACATCCCCAACTTTAAGTTGAGGCTAGCATACACCAATAGACAAtataatcaaaaaaataaaaacgcaACAATAGAATATGTATTACATCCAAAATAAGTCTTTCGCAAATAAAAGGTGGCAATATCGAGTATTCTTCAGAATGCAACTAATACATTACACAACAACATATTCAACCTGATATCGGGATCCTTCAACGAGGTTATGATCTGAGCCTGATGCCTTTTGATGATATCTTGCACATCTGTTACCAACAACATCCGGGTCATATTTTCCTGCACAAGAACAATGTTAACATCAAGTTATCCAGTTACAAAGTAGCTATTAAATTTACCCTTTTGAGTTTAGACAAAAAAAGTTCTTCATGTATTATTGGTCATACCGCCTTGAAGGGAAAGAGAGAAGGGAGGGGgagagaaaatacttttttttttttataagtaataagaaattttattgatataaaaaaagGCGTTATCCAGGTACACcggaagtatacatgtgaaaaCACCGCTTTAGGAACTAAAAActgttacaaggaaatcatggaagctgagaccattaaaatctaaagcaatggcccacgtaaataaagtcttccataaaaaactcctaaactcttctACAAAGCGTTCATGATCCTCAAAAtgtctatcatttctttcaatccAGATACAACAAAGAATACAAATGGGGGCCATCTTCCACATAGTTACAATTTGTGCCGTCCCTAAGATCCCTCTCCAACTTGCAAGTAATTCACGGCATTGTCCATACTAGCCccattatgtaaaaaaaataattgcatgTATCCCAGGCAAACTCACAATTTAGGAGTAAATGGTCCACTATTTCCCCACTGTTtttgcacatacagcaccaatccACAATTATGAGACCACGCCTTCTTAAGTTATCAATGGTTAGGATCTTCCCAGGActgctgtccaaacaaagaacACAGCCTTGGGAGGTGCTTTACTCCTCCATTTGCTCTTCCATAAAAAGTTGGGCGAAGATTGGGCTATAAGTGTCTCATAAAAAGAACCTACCGAGAATTTCCCTCTCTTAGAAGGTCTCCATACTAACTTTTCTTCAGCTTTAACAGCAGGAGAAATATTCTAGAGAAGGTTAAAAAATTCCACCAGCACACACTTTCCAATCATGAGCCTCCCTAGTGAGATTGATGTTCCGCGCTTGAGAATCATGTGTAGAGATCCCCACAAGTCAGCCACCATCGCTTCTTTCTCCCTTGCAATTCTGAAAATAGTGGGGTAAGTAGCCTTAAGAgctgtacttatcaaaaaaaaaaaagtagcctTAAGAGCCATGTCTCCCACCcacacatcatgccaaaaactgatccTCTGGCCATTCCCCATACACAGCTTGGTATTACTAGAAAAAACCCCCCAACCTTTCCTTATATGCTTCCATAACCCATAACCCCACACCATATGCCCCCCTCCCCTCATTAGAGCACCAACCCCCCCTTGCACTCCCATACTTTGCATCAATCACCCCTTTCCATAAGGTTTCCCTCTCATAGTTATAgcgccacaaccatttccctaaTAGGGCCTTATTAAAGAGTCCTAGGGGATAGCacggtccagtccggtccggtctgggAAAATGATAGACCGGATCGAACATCCCTAGTGATCGGACCTCGGTCCGGTCCGATcggtccatttttttttaatcaattaataaaaaaaatatttaaaatactaaattaaaattaagtgacttattaaatgagaattacataataaattgtacaattattaatatatactaatactatatattatagttatacattaaagaatataataatacattgatctaaatatatatagttatagacttagtactaatactataactaataactatactagtagtattactaatatactatatgttaatga is a window from the Carya illinoinensis cultivar Pawnee chromosome 14, C.illinoinensisPawnee_v1, whole genome shotgun sequence genome containing:
- the LOC122294488 gene encoding AP-2 complex subunit alpha-1-like → MALSGMRGLSVFISDVRNCQNKEQERLRVDKELGNIRTRFKNEKGLSPYEKKKYVWKMLYIYMLGYDVDFGHMEAVSLISAPKYPEKQVGYIVTSSLLNENHDFLRLAINTVRNDIIGRNETFQCLALTMVGNIGGRDFSESLAPDVQKLLISSSCRPLVRKKAALCLLRLFRKNPDVVNVDGWADRMAQLLDERDLGVLTSSMSLLVSLVSNNHEAYWSCLPKCVKTLERLARNQDIPQEYTYYGIPSPWLQVKTMRALQYFPTIEDPNTRRSLFEVLQRILMGTDVVKNVNKNNASHAVLFEALALVMHLDAEKEMMSQCVALLGKFIAVREPNIRYLGLENMTRMLLVTDVQDIIKRHQAQIITSLKDPDISIRRRALDLLYGMCDVTNAKDIVEELLQYLSTAEFAMREELSLKAAILAEKFAPDLSWYVDVILQLIDKAGDFVSDDIWFRVVQFVTNNEDLQPYAAAKARDYLDKPAIHETMVKVSAYLLGEFGHLLARRPGCSPKELFSILHEKLPTVSLSTIPILLSTYAKILMHTQPPDPELQNQIWGIFNKYESCIDAEIQQRAVEYFVLSRKGAALVDILAEMPKFPERQSALIKKAEDTEVDTAEQSAIKLRAQQQTSSALVVTDQHPANGTPPSTQLGLVKMPSMSSNVDQSLAEQGLSHENGTLSIVDPQPPSADLLGDLLAPLAIEGPPSSDVQSQQNIVSGLEDVPNAVEATAIVPVGEQTNSVQPIGNIAERFHALCLKDSGILYEDPHIQIGIKGEWRAHQGRLVLFLGNKNTSPLVSVQAIILPPSHLKMELSLVPETIPPRAQVQCPLEVMNLRPSRDVAVLDFSYKFGNNMVNVKLRLPAVLNKFLQPIPVSAEEFFPQWRSLSGPPLKLQEVVRGVRPMPLVDMANLFNSLRLMVCPGLDPNPNNLVASTTFYSESTQPMLCLVRIETDPADRTQLRMTVASGDPTLTFELKEFVKEQLVSIPTVASYAPMPAPPVPQPTTPAAAAAALTDPGAMLAGLL